The sequence CTGGGATAATACCCCAGTTCTGAAGAGAAGCTTACAAAAGATTCTCGCTTCCTCAAAAAAAATTGTAAGATTTTTTTACAGTTTAAGACTTTTTATCCAAAGATTATGGTATAGGAAACAAGAAAACATCATGCAATCTTTGTAAGTAAGAACCAAATGCAAATTGATGGCAGGGTGATGCATCATGCAGCTTTATACTAGTAAGAACCAAATAAGGTTTTAATGATATTATTACCTCGAAACCAAGAATAGATAGTTTCTCTTCAGCCTCCAATGGTACACAACTCCTGTAAGTAACATAATGTTTTGGGCCAGCTGGCATGGATGTCTCTGCCAACATCTTTCTATCCTTTGTTTTGTTCTCTTCTTTTGTACCATTTTGTACCTGTATACATTTCAAAGGCAAACGGTAGCCAGTTTCGCTGCAACAGTACTTCTCGTCATTCtataaaaataaagaaagaaatggCGTGTTAGTAAGCTTTAAAACCAATATATAATAATGCCATTTCAGTATTTGATAGTGCAGTGCTTGCACAAGTGGTAATTTGAAGTTTTGCACCCAGACTTAAGTTTGCCAAGCAAATATGAAAGGGGCAGTAGGTCATAAGTCAACATGGCTGTTGGTAATGGAATTCTCTGTAATTGCAGAAAAGCTATCTTCTAGAAAAATCTTCAAGTCAAGCTATGTGATCATCAGATGCTGGATAAACCATGGTCCAGAAAAATGGTGCAGCAGTGTTATGTGATTATCAAGTTAACAATTAATTAAACTGAATAATTATCCAGCATCTACAAGTTCAAGAGAAGCTAAGCTCAATACAACCGTCTGACCAAGAAATGTTCAAATAAGGAGTCGACCAATTGTGAGGACAGAACTACTATGCTAGAAGGAGTTAAGAGGTGCGGATTCTGACAAGTAAAGAGTAAGGACAATGCGTAATTTATGAGCGAACATTGTTCTTTCATGTACACTGTCTCAAGATGGAAGACCAATTCCTTGTCATTAGTCAAACAACAACAAAAGGCTGACAATTTTGGGCAATTACAGAAAGGAGTCACTAATATAGATAGAAAGACAATACACTATTAATGTTTAGAGAAAATACACACACTACTATAAGATTATGAAAGGAACGGATGAAGTGTTTCTAGCTATATAATGGTCATTTTCCGATTCCAGGAGGAACTTTTGGCTTTTATAGCACAACATAGCACATGTCATTTCAGTATTTGATAGTGTAGTACTTGCACAGCTGTAACTGAAAGTTTTGCACCCAAGCTTGACATTTATCAAGTGTTTGACTACATTAAGTTTGTCAGGCAAATACGAAAGGGGCAGCAGCTCATAGTCAACAAGTCTGCTGGTGATAGAATACTCTGTAAGTGCGGAAGCTATTTTCTAGAAAAATCTCCAAGTAAGCAGCACATAATCACCATGGAAAGTGGAAACCTCACCTTATGCCGAATAAATCATGGTCCAGGAAAACGGTACTGTTATGCAATCATCAAGCTAACAATTAATCAAACTCAATAATGAGAGCAGCTACAAATCCAAGAGAAGGTAAGTTCGATATAACTGTCCGACCACTTCTCAGGTACATATATTCCAAGCAATGTTCAAATAAGGAGTCTCAATTGAGTGGACAGAAGTACTAGGCTAGTAGTTTGGAAATGGGAATTCAGACCAATGAACTAACATAGTTCTACCATGTACTCTGTCTCAAGTTGTCACGCCAATTCCTTGTTATTGTTTAGTCAAACAACGACCAAAGGCAGATGATTTTGGGCAATTATTGAACTGAGTTGCTAATATAAATGGGAACACAATACTATGAATTCCAAGAATCTAGACAATACACACACTGGTATAAAATGAAGATAGGAACAGAGCCATTGCTCATAGCTATAGAAGGGTCAATTTCCAATTCCAGTAGGAAACTTTGGCTTCTACAGCAGAAAGATAGCACACTTCAAGGCCATTCGCTGATTCACAACACAAAGATTGGAGCCACTTTGGTAACTTAAAACATAAAACTAGAATTTTACCAACATGGCACAAAAGATCTGTATTTCCCCTGACCCGACTAAATGCCCTCCCTCTCCAAAACACGCTTCTATTTTTTTTTAGCTTGCGCAGCCTTTATCGCTCGAATGATAATTATCTGGATGCTCTTCATCACAATTTACTCTAACAGCATCGCAACTTTGAACAAACGAAACTCTCAAGCTGGAACATAGTAAACTAACAAAATTGATGTAGGCACTCACCAGCCGTTCTGATCCGGACGGTAAATTGTGACTAAATAAATGTATACTCCTCCTACAACTAACAATTCTGATAGATTTCGGAGCGAAAAGGGCTCGGCTGTTCGCCTGTCCCAATCCAAATTCACCAAGATCCAGCCTTCTCTTGGCATCCAATTTCATTTACCCAAGAAATCGGAGCTACATCTAAACCAATGGGAGCAATGAGCACGCGATCCCCAAATCCAACTCCAACTCAATCAATCATCCTCCCAAGATCGATTAGTTTTCTCTCCGCGGGGTGGGGGAGTcgaaggaagggaggagaggagaggggaggggcggGGCGGCTGACCTTCTCGGAGTACTGGCAGGGGATGCAGGGGCCGGAGGGGCTGCAGCGGTAGGAGGAGTTGCCCTGCGCCTCCACGAACCCCAGCAGCGACCTCCGCGCCCCCTTCTTGgccgtcgacgccgccgccgccatcgcgatCGCCGGCGGGATCCAGCacagcgccgccaccgccaccagcagcagcagcagcagccgccaccgccacgacgtcgccgccgtcgccttgctCGCCATCGCCAGCCCCCAAGATGCCtcctttccccctcttcctcctccttcggtGCCGGTAGGAGAGAAGAAGTTGGGTTGGGCTGGGCGCTTAACGGGCAGGAGACGGCCTAACGGGCCAGCTTCTGTGCTACTACTACCAGTTGCTTCCTTCCTTCCGTCGGTTGTCAGCCGAacccagccgccgcccgccgccgccggcgatgtTGCGCCGCCTGCTGCCTCTCCCCCGGCGCTGCTACTCCGCCTCGGCGACCTCGAGCGGCGCCGCGCCGACGCTCTACTCCGGCGGCGACCACCCCGTGTCGCTGCTCTCCTGGGGCCGCGGCGCGTCGGGCCAGCTCGGCGGCGGCAAGGAGGAGCGCCGCCTCTACCCGGCGCCGGTCGCGCGGCTCCTCCTCCCCGTCCCGTCCCCGGTGCTCCCGCCCACCCCCGGGCGGCTTCCCCCCGCCGCGGGgacggaggcggccggcggcgtggaggTGGGGATCTCCTGCGGGCTTTTCCACTCCGCGCTCCTCGTGGACGGCGCCGCCTGGGTGTGGGGCAAGGGCGACGGCGGCCGCCTCGGGCTCGGCGACGAGGCCTCCGCCTTCGTGCCCCGCGCAAACCCCAACCTCGCCGGCCTCCGCGTCCTCGCGCTCGGCGGCATCCACTCCGCCGCCCTCACCGCCCCCGGCGACGTCTTCACCTGGTGAGGACACGGCACTCCCACATTGCTCGCTCATTCTGGAATTTCACTGACGATCAGATGCCGGATGGACCGCGAGAAGTAGGATGTGCTGCATTTTGGTTGTCATGGTTGATGGTTGTGGCTGGCTGCTGCATCACTCAGTTTACTCTAGTAGCCTGCAGGGGTTATGGTGGATTTGGAGCTCTGGGGCACTACGTTTACCATAGAGAGCTGTTGCCGAGGAAAGTGAACGGCCCTTGGGAAGGGAAGATTGCACACATTGCCACGAGTGGAGCGCATACCGCGGCGATCACAGAATCAGGTTGTTTGTAACTTGTTATCCACACTTAATCCAGAAATGCACTTTTTTTTAATCATCAGTTGCTGCCCTGTGCAAATGAATAGTGTGAGAAAGTGAACATTTTTTTTTGTTATTGTCATGTTCAAGTATTGGACTTGTGATCATCAAACGTCAAACACCCTCAGCTCTGATCCTTGAATTTTGACGGCTTGTAACAGGTGAACTATACACTTGGGGTCGTGATGAAGGCGATGGAAGGTTAGGGCTTGGGAGTGGGGGTGGTCCAGGTGAAGCCGGCTCTCTCAGTGTTCCTTCCAAGGTGAGCGCGCTGCCTGTACCAGTTGCTGCGGTTGCTTGTGGTGGCTTCTTCACACTTGCGCTGACCTCGGATGGGCAGCTATGGAGTTGGGGAGGTGAGGATGTCACTGTGTATCAATTTATTAACTACAGTACTCTAGTAAACGCCATGCAATTACTAACTTATTGTGCACTGATGCTCTTCTACAAAACTAGGGAAAACGTTGTATACTTAACTTACTGCTAATGTGAAATGCAACAGCATGCAGTTCATATTAAGCTGCACTTATGAATTTACAATGTTCTCGCTAATGTGAAATGTTGTGTCAGCACAATATTTTTCCTCCAACTACATGCCCAGACCTTTCATTTCATCCATTGGGCATAAGTTACATAGGTTATGATAATTTTCTAAAATGCTCTTCCTTAATCAACATCTTAACAGTATTTGGCATTACTTTCCTAGTATTCAAATCTCAATGATCTTGCTTAATATATTGTGAAGATAACATCTCTTCATTCTAGCTTTCCAGGTTCCGTCGTAAGGGACTTGTGTACTAATTTAATTTCAAATGCATCTCATCTATTGTGTAACTATTATATCATTTGACTTTCCAATGCCTATTTGCAACGTATGGATTTACTGAGTTTCTATAACTTGTCTATGATCTTCAGCAAACTCAAACTTCGAACTTGGCAGAGGAAGCAATTCCAGTGACTGGAGGCCACAAATTGTCCCTAGCCTGAAAAATGTCCATGTAATCCAAGTAGCATGTGGTGGATACCATTCTTTAGCCTTGACTGGTATGTTTTACTTGTTGGAAATTCAGGTGTTTTCTATGAACTAAGGGAAGGCAACTTTTGTGATCTCCTATCAAAATTTGATAACATGTTACACTGGAAAAATTAGAACTTGCAATCTAAGTCCTGAAAAAAAAACATTCAGACAGGAGTAATGAAGGAATATACATTTGCCTTTGTCTCACTAAGTTGGTTAATTATGCCTACTGCTTGTTTTGACTGCAATAATGATCTTCAATCATAAGACCACATTTGATCATGAATCAAGTTCTGTTGGATCTTACAGCAAGCAACCAGCCTAACACCACTGTATTCATAGAGATGTATACTTAATCACTTATTAGTTGTATTATTTTCAGACTGCTGATATAGCAAACACAGAACAATGTATTGGTTGTTGCAGCATACAAGTATGTGACATATCTTACCTCTGTTAACTATATTCAGATGAAGGTGAAGTTCTCTCATGGGGACATGGCGGACATGGCCAACTAGGGCATCCAACCATTCAAAATCATAGAATTCCACTTGCCATTAAAGCTCTGTCTGAGGAGCGAATTGTCTACATAGCCTGTGGGGGATCAACTTCTGCTGCTATATCAGGTGAATGCTGTTTCTCTTTTTTGTCTTAAAGATAGTCATTCATGGTGGTTGTTGCTGTGCAGGGAAATCTTGACATATTCTTAGTATCACCTACCTTCCATTCGCCATTTTCTTTACTAGTAAATCGTAGTACACAATGTCTATACTGAAGATTCATAGGAAATGGTAAACATGCACCACCACCACATGACATTGAGTAATTGAGAATAAAACTGTCGACGTTGAAAACCATTTGGGGTGTGAAAGTATTACTAATCAGTAAGTCCAAGAAAATACTGGGAACTCGTGTATAGTTTATAAGACTGGCATGTAATTGAGATATGAGAGAGAAACTTCTTAAAGTTAACCAGTCAGGCAGATAATCAGTATTTTGTTACTGTTGTAATTATGCAGGAAACAGGCGTTGCATACAAATTTAATTGCATGTATTGCTGATGAAAGAAAGGATTTCTAAGATTTACTTACTAGTTTTGTAGCACACACTTTAATTAATTTCGAGTAATGAAAAGAAATACGATTGTCGTAACTAAGCTTCAGTTAGTCCATTTATTTTGATACACGAAACCCAGATATATTGCCACTGTAAGAGCCTCTTATTCGTTTCGTAAGATGTCTCTCTCAACATTCTTGTTTTAACTAGCTTAGTTATGTTGCCTTCTTCTAGTTCTACATCACATTGCATGCCAGCTAAATGCAAGCAACTAAAATTTCACACCATGAGTAGCTTACCTGAATTTACTTTCTTTGTGTGGCCAGAGAAAGGTGACCTGTACAtgtggggaaatgcaagagactGCCAGCTAGGCGTTCCCGATCTTCCAGAAGTGCAACCATTACCTGTTAAAGTTAATTTTCTTGCTGACGGTGATGAGGATCCAAGCCCTCCTCGTGTCATCTCAGTTGCAATAGGCGCTTCCCATGCCATGTGCTTGGTCTCCAGGCAACAGATTCAGAAATAGCAGCTGTTGCTTATCAGCTTTGTAAATTCAGTCAAATTTGGACCTCCTAACCTGTGAGTACGCCATGGAGAGGATCATGTTCTCTACTGGTTAGAGCCTGCCTTCTCAGTTGGCGAAAACTCCTGCTCGGTGAAGCccaacttcaagaagaaacaaTAATATTACAGGCATGCCATACTTCCTTGAATTTGAACACTGGAAGTTCTGTTAATTAGCGATAGATTTGTTTCTTGATTTCTCGAGTGATGTGAAACGAGAGATAAAACCGACCGTGTACCTTCTTGATTTCAGATTCATAGATCCTTTTCTGTAGTTGGCAAGATGAACAAAATTCTGTAGCATGCTGATTTTATTGCTGGCTTGCACTTGGCACCCAGTTCAATAAATTAATTGAGCAATGCTTGCGCATTTGCTTCCTCGGTCACTCCCCCTCTCAGTTACCTGGGATTATTCATGTCTTGCTCTTTGGTAGGATGGTGTCAAAATGTCAGTGACTCGTTTTCCATGTGTAAGTAAAAAGCTCCTTGATTCCATGGCTGCTCTTTGCCACTTCCCTTGCAAAACTCTGCATTTGTTGGGTGGATCAAATCTCCGCACTTCTTTTACCTCATGTGTTCAATGTTCTTCCATCCCAGTTGGTCAATCGATTCCGAGAGATATATATCCCCCAGCTGTGAATTAACTCCATCATATCCTAGTTTGTTAAAGAAAACCACATAGTTCAAGCCTAGGTTGTAGTGGAACATGTTTGTTTCATCTGGTTATACTCGTTAATGTTTGAATAAGAGAAGTCCGGAGAGTCAAGAAATGCCAGGTGTTCATATGAAATTTCCCTGTTTTGGTCACACAAGGAAATATGTCAGGAGCTCCACTGAGCTGCTCAGTGGAAATTCTGTCATCAGGTCGAAGATTTTTTTTGCATCATCACACGTACTATCTGAGCTGCTTTCTCAATCATATATCATGTTTGTATTGATGCACACTCAATATAGCATGTTTTTGTTGCATAATTTTGGCCTATCCTTTCACCAGGATGACAGTACATATCAACAGCATGGTTTGATTTGCCAACCCTTAGTTGTTTGTACTTCACATACTCTTTGTGTTCTTCCAATACACGTCGCAATGGTGCACGTTGAGGTGTGTTGCAATGAGGATTCCTTTCACGATGCTACATTACAGTTCAACATTGAATCTCCGTTTGTACCTAAAAAGTATGTTTTTACCTAGTTGGGATTAGAAGCTGTTTATCTAAAAAGTTAAATGTGTCAGTGTAAGTAATTTTCTTTCTATTGCAGATTTTTGTTATCAAATGTTGTGTGTTACTGCTAGAAATTTAGTTATGACGGTGAACACTTTTTTGTATTAATTCACATTAAATTCGCTTTGTGCTGCTTCCTCGATCAATATATCATTTGGTTTGTATGACTGCATATTTAGTATAGCATGTTTTTGTTGGGTGTACTATGTTGGTCTGCCTAGTTTACTATGGAGAATGTATATCATGATAGTATGGTTGGTCTGGCCTCTCTAGTCCTATTCAATTGTCCATGCATCGTGTACTTGTAATGTCATGATAGAGTGTGAATAATATGGTTGCCCACACACCACATCTCTGTATAACGAGCATAGTCTTGAAGCAGTGTCCTAAGAAATATTAAGGCTGTCACAAAAACATAATAGCCGTTTTCTAGAGAAAATGATATGTAGTGAGAATTTTGAAATGTGGCTAATGTCATTAAAACGTTTCTGGTCATAATTCCCGAAACAGGCTTTTGCCCAAATTTATATTACGGCCCAAAGGGCCGAAACAAatcaaaatggctagaaaaccctCATACAAGTAGGTCACAAGACCCCCTCAAAAGAAAAAGTAGGTCAAAAGAAAAAACGGCATCCGAGTGAGTAGCACAAATACTACCAACCCAAAAACAACACTGCAATGCATCAGGTTTCACTTTATTGTTTCTCCACTAGCATCTCTAGAAGCACATGAATGGTGTGATGTTCCATGAGTTCGAGCCAAGCCTGACCCTGCTGCTCAATTGAGCTTTCTCGCGATGATAGTGCGTTGGCAGATTCGTCTTCTATGCTCTCGCCTGCTAATTGTTTTCTCTGTCAGCTCATGTGGTATGTAGTTCAGACATAGTTCATGGTGGAAGAAGTTGAGTTTAGTCTAGTTGCACTCATTCATGTTCAGTTAGCAAGGTTTGGAGAGTCCAATTACATGAGTTGTGTTCATAATAATTTTTGGTATTGCTGtgaatactaaggaaaattttcagGAGATCCATTGAGCTGGTACTGCTGATTATGATACTTTAATGCTTGACATTGCATCTCTGTTATTATTTTTATCTCAATAATAATCTGTGTCGAGTTGTCAATCTTAAAATTTATTCATTCAGAAGCGGGTCCACTTAAGTTTCTTTACACGAAGTCTCTTACAAATATCGCTTGTTGCTATCAAATAATTAGCTAGTGATACCAAGTGGTGCCTTTTTATATCATTTTATCACGCTTTTTTACCCGCTTCTGCGATTGGTATACCATGTGGTTTGTATTAATGTACTATCAGCATAACATGTTTGTCGGGTGTAGTATTCGACCTAACTTTTTACCGGATATTGATGGCAAGATATATCTTGGCAATATGGTTTGTCAGTAGTGTTTTAAGTTATTCATTCAATGCGACACCTCGTGGTAGAGGTGAATAATTTGGTGGGGCGCATACAACATGTCCCAATAAGAAGCATAGCTGTGAAGCAATACATCAAGAAAATTTGACAAGCTATTGGTCCCAAAACAGAGTAACCATGTTTTCATTAAAAAGGGCATGCAATCTTTAGGTCTGAGAGGTATCAGTAATTTAGCAATGAGTCGGCGATCTGCAAGCAGTCGCCACATGCATCCCCTTTTATGCACCCATCGCCGGCGTGGGGGAATGTCTAAGGTCCCTCTTCAATCGTGGAGGAAATCACTGCAAGCTCCCCACTGCTCGGATCGACCTTCCACTTTGGCAAGATAGATGAGTGAAGATAGGTTGCAGCACAACGACCCACCCTATGCCACGGATGGAGCTCGCGCAAAGAAAAATAACACAACCAGTCTGGTTCGTAATTACTCGGGTTAATAGAGATAGGAGCGTGGGCAAAAAAGGGAAATGTTTCATGCAGTTGTGCTTTCATCTCTAtatctctcccccccccccatgcCTGCAAAGAGAATCGGGGCATTCTAACCTACTGCAGTTATTATTTTTCTTAAGATGAACAATTGTTTGTAGTGTTCTGATTTTTTGTTTGGTTTGCACTAGGCACCTTACTCCGGTTGTTGTGGAACGAACCGAGCAATGTTTCATTCCTTCTGTTCTGTCATTTATTTAACCCTATGAATAAAGAACATTTTGTCCTAGAAAATGTCCTTGTAATTTGAGGGCAACTTGAGATAGTATACTCAAAACTAAAACATTAAATGTTGAATTCAAAACATTTTCTCGATGTGTTCATTCACCTCAAGAAACATATATAGTAAAATTCAAACATGATGGCCATATTTGGGTCTTCTTTGTGTTAAAACTTCAGTGGCTTCACTCAACTACCACCGACAGCCGCGCCCGAGGTTGCACAATGACTCCATTGATACTCCCAATGCAAAGCTCCTGCTTTTCTTTCCGGTAAAATTGAAAGAGTAAAGAGATACGAGAAACATGATTCACCATCCTCACTTGTCGTTCCTAATTAAAAAGCTCAGGAGGTGAGAAGAGAAAACATATCTTCTCTTTATTTGCTTTAGATCTTGAAGGCTCTCATCGTCGGAACTCCGCTTCTTCACCTCCGTAAACGATGGTGTCCTCAAAATattcttccttccttctcctcatGATCAAGGTTTTGCTTGGAAATTTGTTTTTTTGCACGTGTGCACACATATCTGATGTCTTTTGACCCAATCAGTTAATCATTTTCATGAGATAACCCAGAGTTTGTGAGTTCATTCTGTCCAAATCCTAATTACCAATGAAACCATATAGTTGAGGCCTACTTCGTGTAGGAAGAGGTGGTTCATTCCCTTCATGTTCACGTCATCAAGGTTCAGATAGTCAAGAAACATGCACTGGCTACCtaatatttttgttttgttttggtgtGACACTGAGGAGAATCTTCACGGATCCATCGTGCTAGCGTTGTACTGATTATGATACTTTACTGCTCGAGTCGCATCTCTACAATTATTTTTAACTCAAAAGTAATTTGCACCGAGTTGGCCTTAAAAGTTGTTCATCAAAAAGTTGGTCGAGTGGTTCGTCTAAGGTTTTTGTTTGCAGAGTCCTGACAAACATCACTTGGTGCAATCGAATATTTAgttattcactagtagaaaagagggctttggtccaggccaggttagcccattagtcccggttcagtctagaaccgggactaatgggggcattagtcccggttcgtgagcgcaGGGCCACGtgagccatttgtcccggttcgtctggaccttttagtcccggttggtgccaccaaccggtactaaaggttagacctttagtcccggttcgagccaccaaccggtactaatggggtttgaggcattagtaccggttcatggcacgaaccggtactaaaggtcccattttcaaactctcccccctgtggatcgcctttttagtttaaaaaaaatagaagaaaatgatgaaaatgtcaaaaaaataaaagaaaataagtttcccatgtgatatgtggtctagttgttgggaaaatttgcaaatgtgaatttcgactttatttgcaaaatctctccagaatttagtaaaatgggcataacttttgcatactaactcggatgaaaaaaaaattatatgaaaaatcatctactcgaaaagttgcatccaaattaaattggaggaaccttgttaaacattttcaaaatcctcaaaaacctaacagaaaaaaagttacggggcttttaatatctagaggcaaaaaaattcaaaaaaatcagttttttttttgaatttttgttaaatctggtcaaactatggtcaaactacttattcaagaagtattaatgttactaaataactattcaagaatattagtgttactaaataattatttcagtttttttgaattttggtcaaatctggtcaaactatggtcaaactgtagtcaaacaatggtcaaactaattattcaagaaatattagtgttactaaataattattcaagaatattagtgtcactaaataattatttcagtttttttgaattttggtcaaatctggtcaaactatggtcaaactatgttcgaactgtggtcaaactgtggtcaaacaatggtcaaactaattattcaagaaatattagtgttactaaatattagtgttattttttagaacaatagtttcaaactcaaacagtgaaatgtgtgacttcatgctcaagctaaattcctgaggttaataggattgacatcttactattgtcaggaaaacaacaagtgcagacttggaaacgagggagaataaaacccggaagttaagcgtgctcaggctagagtagtgagaggatgggtgatcgtccgggaagttagatgatttggaatgatgagggatgattagagattagaggttaaattgagcaatgatgaggggtgattagagatgagaggttaaaataattcagaaatttgaaaatcaaaaaaaatattccaaaattttttttaaattttttaaaaaaaaatcataaaaattcctttagtaccggttggtgttaccaaccgggactaaaggtggacctccaggtaGCGGTCACGTggagagcctttagtcccggttcgtgttagaaccgagactaaagggggaggctttagtaacgaccctttagtcccggttcccagaaccgagactaaaggtccttatgaaccgggacaaataccCCTTTTTCTACTATTGATTGATACCAATCGCCCTCCATTTTTTCACAATTTTACAGTAAATTATTTTAGCTTTTTTCAAAACTGGTATAACATGTAGTTTGTATCAATGTACATTTGTCATAGCATGTTTATTGTTTGTAGTATCTGAACCTAACTTTTTCCGAGGACATCACAATATATAGCATGTCAATATGATTGATCACTAGTGTATCAAATTAGTCATTCATTGCGACGTCTTGCGGTAGAGGGTGAATAATTGGGTGGGACGCACACACCATGTTCTTATATAAGTTCTTATAAGAAGCATAGTTGTGAGGCAATACATTAATTTTCTTTGACAAAACCGTTTGGTCCCaaaaacaaatgaaaaaggctatACCAACTGTGGGCCGAGAGGCGTCGGAAATTTAGCAGTGAGTTGCAGCACAACTAGCCTTACCAAATTTTGGCAGTACTCTCCTCCCACTCGGTCATGTGGTGCTGTTTATGCAACCACCATCGGCTTAGGGAACGATGGGGATGCGTCACTGTATGACACCCAATGGTCCGATCGCTCCCATCATGACTGTGCATCGGTAACAGATTGACAAAAATACCTGTAACAAATTTTATATCGGGTGAGGTGCAGGTAACTGAAAATAACCTATATTGCCACACACAAAAATTCAGCTGCATGCGAACCACTTGGGCTTTTTTGACAAACTCTACGCAACTCAAATGATGTCCTAGCCCAAAAAATATCCCAAATTCCCCCATACTTTTTTTACAAAATAAATTCTCCCATGCTCCACCCCATCGGATCAATTCTACTCTTCATGTTGCTTTCAGTACATGTCGTACTACTccgtattatttaaaaaaaataggaaTATCCTCCGGCTTCTGCATCATGTGATGCATGCAACCAACTTAACTAATTCAATGAGGGCCGACTCGCCGTCCATTCACCCTTCCACCGTCGATGAGGACGGCAAGATCACAACGAGGCTAAGTCACGCCGTTTTTTCTACACTCTAACAAGGAATCCTATGCCATCCGTTAGCATGCTAGTAGAGGGCCTGGTACCCATAGAGACATACTTCTCTCCCCACCATCACACCACGCCCAGGGCGCCACATGGCAAAATAGAAATTGCAGAATGGATGCCTCTTGTTCAAGGGCTTTCGCAAAATGTTCAATCAAAAGGATCTCCCTTGTGGTGGAGACAAGATACCTTTTTTTTTTAAAAGAAGGTCAaaacctccggcctctgcatcagtcAATGCATACAGTCATcgatctttattaattattcaacagaagtctgacaagaacatacatcaagcTACCCGAAGctaccactcacacctacaaactcgataatgTGAAGTGCTCTTACT comes from Triticum aestivum cultivar Chinese Spring chromosome 5B, IWGSC CS RefSeq v2.1, whole genome shotgun sequence and encodes:
- the LOC123113108 gene encoding RCC1 domain-containing protein RUG3, mitochondrial — encoded protein: MLRRLLPLPRRCYSASATSSGAAPTLYSGGDHPVSLLSWGRGASGQLGGGKEERRLYPAPVARLLLPVPSPVLPPTPGRLPPAAGTEAAGGVEVGISCGLFHSALLVDGAAWVWGKGDGGRLGLGDEASAFVPRANPNLAGLRVLALGGIHSAALTAPGDVFTWGYGGFGALGHYVYHRELLPRKVNGPWEGKIAHIATSGAHTAAITESGELYTWGRDEGDGRLGLGSGGGPGEAGSLSVPSKVSALPVPVAAVACGGFFTLALTSDGQLWSWGANSNFELGRGSNSSDWRPQIVPSLKNVHVIQVACGGYHSLALTDEGEVLSWGHGGHGQLGHPTIQNHRIPLAIKALSEERIVYIACGGSTSAAISEKGDLYMWGNARDCQLGVPDLPEVQPLPVKVNFLADGDEDPSPPRVISVAIGASHAMCLVSRQQIQK
- the LOC123113109 gene encoding uncharacterized protein, which translates into the protein MASKATAATSWRWRLLLLLLVAVAALCWIPPAIAMAAAASTAKKGARRSLLGFVEAQGNSSYRCSPSGPCIPCQYSEKNDEKYCCSETGYRLPLKCIQVQNGTKEENKTKDRKMLAETSMPAGPKHYVTYRSCVPLEAEEKLSILGFEVLMAGMLLVSGPFVYYRKRQASVMQGVSRIPTNPPRF